A genomic window from Lycium barbarum isolate Lr01 chromosome 4, ASM1917538v2, whole genome shotgun sequence includes:
- the LOC132634838 gene encoding reticulon-like protein B4, giving the protein MTELEEHNKVEHKEESMMEKIADTLHLSNNNHHHDNKKTTSSSSSSDSDDDKKQPKMVSSPPHKSSFPQPTSPVTSSFKSKVGRLFGRERPVHKVFGGGKPADVFLWRNKKISASFLGGATAIWVLFEVVEYHLLTLLCHGLMIALAGLFLWSNASTFITKSTPHIPEVHIPEKPVLEFASALRNEMNRAFTVLREIASGRDLKMFLLVIGGLFIASILGGCCDFLTLFYIIVVVLHTVPVLYEKYEDQVDSFAEKALHELKKQYAVFDAKVLSKIPRGPLRDKKKA; this is encoded by the exons ATGACGGAACTCGAAGAACATAATAAAGTGGAGCATAAAGAGGAGTCAATGATGGAGAAAATTGCTGATACACTTCATCTCTCCAATAATAATCATCATCACGATAATAAGAAAACGACATCGTCTTCCTCTTCTTCTGATTCAGATGACGATAAGAAACAACCCAAAATGGTGTCGTCCCCGCCCCATAAATCGTCGTTTCCTCAGCCTACGTCACCGGTGACGTCATCGTTTAAGTCAAAGGTTGGTCGGCTATTTGGTCGGGAACGCCCTGTTCATAAAGTCTTCGGTGGTGGTAAAC CTGCTGATGTGTTCTTGTGGAGGAACAAGAAGATATCTGCATCATTTCTCGGCGGGGCTACAGCTATCTGGGTTCTCTTTGAGGTAGTAGAATACCATTTGCTTACCCTTCTCTGTCATGGTTTGATGATTGCTCTTGCTGGATTGTTTTTGTGGAGCAATGCTAGCACCTTCATCACCAA ATCTACACCACACATTCCGGAAGTTCACATCCCTGAGAAACCCGTATTGGAGTTTGCCTCTGCTCTTAGGAATGAGATGAATCGCGCCTTTACAGTTCTGAGGGAAATTGCATCTGGAAGAGATCTGAAGATGTTCCTTTTG GTCATTGGTGGCTTGTTTATCGCGTCAATCTTGGGCGGTTGCTGTGATTTCTTGACCCTGTTCTACATAA TTGTGGTGGTGCTTCACACTGTACCTGTTCTCTATGAGAAATATGAGGATCAAGTGGATTCATTTGCTGAGAAAGCCTTGCATGAACTCAAGAAACAGTATGCCGTCTTTGATGCAAAAGTATTGAGTAAAATTCCTCGAGGACCATTGAGAGATAAGAAGAAAGCTTAG
- the LOC132634837 gene encoding uncharacterized protein LOC132634837, with protein MEQKNMLLSALGVGIGVGVGIGLASGQTVSRWAGGSAANVITPIIMEQEMLNLIANGKDSKVTFDEFPYYLSEQTRVLLTSAAFVHLTNADFAKHTRNLSPASRTILLSGPAELYQQMLAKALAHYFNAKLLLLDVTDFSLKMQSKYGGTCKEYSFKRSVSETTLGRMFGSFSMLQPKEENKGSLRRQSSGVDIASKDGSLKATNLRRNASASANLNNFTSYGSSGNPAPLTRNSSWSFDEKLLIQTLYKVLVKVSKTSPIVLYLRDVEKVLCRSEKMYVLFQKMLKRLSGAVLILGSRIVDPGNDYREIDERLSSIFPYNLEIKPPEEETHLVSWKSQLEEDMKMIQFQDNRNHIMEVLSANDIECEDLGSICMADTMVLSNYIEEIVVSAISYHLMNTKDPEYRNGKLVISSSSLSHGLDVFQEGKSAGKDTLKLEARAETSKDAQGPEASITKPEDKTEGIPPEKKGEAEAPVPPVKDGNVSTPAPKTPEVPPDNEFEKRIRPEVIPANEIGVTFADIGALDELKESLQELVMLPLRRPDLFKGGLLKPCRGILLFGPPGTGKTMLAKAIAREAGASFINVSMSTITSKWFGEDEKNVRALFTLAAKVSPTIIFVDEVDSMLGQRSRAGEHEAMRKIKNEFMTHWDGLLTKAGERILVLAATNRPFDLDEAIIRRFERRIMVGLPSAENREMIMKTLLAKERVDEGLDFKELATMTEGYSGSDLKNLCTTAAYRPVRELIQQERLKDIEKKRRAEEAKNAGVAPPTDEDKEDKVITIRPLNMADFKEAKNQVAASFAAGGSIMSELKQWNELYGEGGSRKKEQLSYFL; from the exons ATGGAGCAAAAGAATATGTTGTTATCAGCTTTGGGTGTGGGAATAGGTGTTGGAGTTGGAATTGGTTTGGCTTCAGGGCAGACAGTTAGCAGATGGGCTGGTGGATCTGCTGCTAATGTTATTACACCCATTATTATGGAGCAAGAGATGCTTAATCTCATAGCTAATGGAAAAGATAGTAAAGTCACCTTTGATGAGTTCCCATACTACCTAAG CGAGCAAACAAGGGTGTTGTTGACAAGTGCTGCTTTTGTTCATTTGACAAATGCCGACTTTGCTAAGCATACTCGCAACCTCTCCCCCGCTAGTCGAACAATTTTGCTGTCAGGGCCTGCTG AACTTTATCAACAAATGCTTGCCAAGGCATTGGCTCATTACTTTAATGCCAAGCTGTTGCTACTGGATGTAACTGATTTTTCACTGAAG ATGCAAAGCAAATATGGAGGAACATGCAAAGAATAT TCTTTTAAAAGGTCTGTATCGGAGACAACTTTGGGGCGAATGTTTGGATCCTTTTCCATGCTTCAGCCTAAGGAGGAAAACAAAG GCTCATTGCGTAGACAAAGCAGTGGAGTTGATATCGCATCAAA AGATGGGTCTTTAAAAGCTACAAATTTGCGTAGGAATGCATCTGCCTCGGCGAATTTGAATAATTTTACTTCATATGGCTCATCAGGAAATCCAG CTCCACTTACGCGCAACAGTAGCTGGTCTTTTGATGAGAAGCTTCTTATACAGACCTTGTACAAG GTTCTTGTCAAAGTATCAAAAACCAGTCCCATAGTTCTCTATCTCAGGGATGTTGAGAAGGTCCTTTGTAGATCTGAAAAGATGTATGTGTTGTTCCAGAAAATGCTGAAGAGATTGTCTGGAGCTGTTTTGATCCTTGGTTCAAGAATTGTGGACCCTGGAAATGATTATAGGGAAATCGATGAAAGGCTATCTTCAATATTTCCGTATAACCTTGAAATCAAACCCCCAGAAGAGGAAACCCATCTTGTTAGTTGGAAGTCTCAACTAGAAGAGGATATGAAGATGATCCAGTTTCAAGATAACAGAAATCACATAATGGAAGTACTTTCTGCAAATGATATTGAATGTGAAGATCTAGGCTCAATTTGTATGGCGGACACCATGGTCCTCAGTAACTATATAGAAGAAATTGTGGTATCAGCAATCTCGTACCATCTGATGAATACAAAAGACCCTGAATACAGAAATGGGAAGCTTGTTATTTCATCTTCAAG CTTGTCCCATGGATTGGACGTATTTCAGGAAGGAAAATCTGCTGGGAAGGATACCTTAAAGCTCGAAGCACGAGCTGAAACATCCAAG GACGCTCAGGGTCCAGAAGCCAGTATTACAAAACCGGAAGACAAAACTGAAGGTATCCCACCAGAAAAAAAAGGTGAAGCTGAAGCTCCTGTCCCACCGGTGAAGGATGGAAACGTTTCAACTCCAGCGCCAAAAACTCCT GAAGTCCCCCCTGACAATGAATTTGAGAAGCGCATAAGGCCTGAAGTCATACCAGCAAATGAAATTGGTGTGACATTTGCTGATATTGGTGCCCTGGACGAACTCAAAGAATCTCTTCAGGAATTGGTGATGTTGCCCCTGAGGAGACCGGACCTATTCAAAGGTGGCCTTTTGAAGCCATGCAGAGGAATACTGCTATTTGGGCCCCCTGGCACAGGGAAGACTATGTTGGCAAAGGCCATAGCGAGAGAAGCTGGAGCAAGTTTCATCAATGTGTCAATGTCTACAATTACTTCAAAATggtttggagaagatgagaaaAATGTGCGTGCCTTGTTCACTCTTGCAGCTAAGGTCTCTCCCACTATTATCTTTGTGGATGAGGTTGATAGCATGCTTGGCCAGAGATCTAGAGCGGGGGAGCATGAAGCTATGCGGAAAATAAAGAATGAGTTCATGACTCATTGGGATGGGTTACTGACAAAAGCAGGTGAAAGAATTCTTGTTCTTGCTGCTACCAATAGGCCATTTGACCTTGATGAAGCAATTATTAGGCGTTTTGAGAGAAG AATTATGGTTGGTTTACCATCAGCAGAGAACAGGGAAATGATCATGAAAACTCTATTGGCCAAGGAGAGAGTTGATGAAGGATTGGACTTCAAGGAGCTGGCGACTATGACTGAAGGTTACTCTGGAAGTGATCTCAAG AATCTGTGCACCACTGCTGCATATCGGCCAGTTAGAGAGTTGATACAGCAAGAAAGACTCAAGGACATA GAGAAGAAGCGCAGAGCTGAGGAAGCTAAGAATGCTGGAGTTGCTCCACCTACAGATGAAGATAAGGAGGATAAGGTGATCACTATCCGGCCTTTGAATATGGCAGACTTCAAAGAAGCCAAAAATCAG GTTGCGGCTAGCTTTGCAGCCGGTGGATCGATAATGAGCGAGCTAAAACAATGGAATGAGTTATATGGGGAAGGAGGATCAAGGAAAAAAGAGCAGTTATCTTATTTTCTGTAG
- the LOC132634836 gene encoding uncharacterized protein LOC132634836: MYSIPPFFGHKIRAYSHHQHNNQIGLMISSNCTHSFPQRPLLSTSSPKFRVSTFPPKYLPSLSQRIRISEPHHRISTKRWKISCFRNEESSPGSSNPEFIDEVLHKELEKPEIEKPNVEKRGWISRLREAADVVFKVIGKPWTVPWTAETILQVMLLWIVSFWFIGSWMIPFGAYMVGISKESLTFRGQALFSLLTDVTEGLAGILILKRCLSHFRPLPEDWFKFSLKGNWLFDVLLGCLMFPLVNRLSQFNLDLLPVLPSTPVTLSSVEQSILARDPVAMALYALVLVVCAPLWEEIVFRGFLLPSLTKYMPVWCSILVSSIAFALAHFNVQRMLPLIFLGVVMGVIYGRSRNLLPSILLHSLWNGFVFLDLMK; the protein is encoded by the exons ATGTATTCAATCCCTCCATTTTTTGGTCACAAAATTAGAGCATATTCTCATCATCAACATAATAATCAAATTGGTCTCATGATAAGCTCCAATTGTACTCACTCTTTTCCTCAACGCCCTCTTCTTTCTACTTCATCTCCTAAATTTAGGGTTTCCACATTTCCCCCCAAATATTTACCATCACTTTCACAAAGAATCAGAATCTCTGAACCCCATCACAGGATTTCTACCAAG AGATGGAAAATTTCATGCTTTAGGAATGAAGAATCATCTCCAGGTTCCTCCAACCCTGAGTTTATTGATGAAGTTTTACATAAGGAATTGGAGAAGCCGGAAATTGAAAAACCAAACGTTGAGAAAAGAGGCTGGATTTCGCGACTTAGAGAG GCTGCAGATGTAGTATTTAAGGTGATTGGAAAACCATGGACCGTCCCATGGACAGCTGAGACCATCCTTCAG GTTATGCTTCTTTGGATTGTCTCGTTTTGGTTTATTGGTTCTTGGATGATTCCTTTTGGAGCCTATATGGTAGGTATTAGCAAAGAATCACTCACGTTCAGAGGGCAGGCTTTGTTCAGCCTCTTGACTGATGTTACCGAGGGTCTTGCTGGAATTCTAATTCTTAAACGCTGCCTATCCCATTTTCGACCCCTTCCAGAAGATTGGTTCAAGTTTAGCCTAAAAGGGAACTGGCTATTTGACGTTCTTCTCGGATGCCTCATGTTCCCATTAGTGAACCGGCTATCACAGTTTAACCTGGACCTATTGCCTGTTCTCCCTTCAACTCCTGTAACACTCTCTAGTGTCGAGCAGTCTATATTGGCGCGAGACCCGGTGGCAATGGCGTTGTACGCATTGGTACTTGTTGTGTGTGCCCCGCTTTGGGAGGAGATTGTATTTAGGGGATTCCTTCTCCCTTCATTGACAAAATATATGCCTGTATGGTGTTCAATTCTTGTGAGTTCAATTGCCTTTGCTTTAGCACATTTTAATGTACAAAGGATGTTACCACTAATTTTTCTAGGGGTTGTAATGGGTGTAATATATGGACGTTCAAGGAATTTATTGCCATCCATCCTTTTGCATAGTCTGTGGAATGGCTTTGTATTCTTAGATCTAATGAAATAA
- the LOC132634835 gene encoding uncharacterized protein LOC132634835: MDPRFRYVGFTVNPQLNAFKNLGKSIAGGYCADTTLRLDSIGSSVPSIPAPKGIKRKWSSVGGSNDQQIGSSLCLRLGHSSSSSDSKGSSGAACTSMSSARDQNDEGSSMDLDLDFSLHLGNEKIPSSRKSAHPDSKKLAKGLAVDLELSLSSGAAESDVTTVHLLSTSPQSIMKAPQAIAGAFHTEEASTAIQWKTSNIFHPLQTPQENESSYLLNQAATEIKQVPVSVSPDLSSSIITNSKSSVTCTSGLTQQQQQQQQRICSTKQCQFKGCVKGARGASGLCIAHGGGRRCQKLGCHKGAEGRTAFCKAHGGGRRCESLGCTKSAEGRTDFCIAHGGGRRCSQEGCSRAARGKSGLCIRHGGGKRCQKEGCTKSAEGLSGLCISHGGGRRCQYPECTKGAQGSTMFCKAHGGGKRCTFEGCNKGAEGSTPFCKGHGGGKRCSFQGGGLCPKSVHGGTLFCVAHGGGKRCAVPECTKSARGRTDFCVRHGGGKRCKIEGCGKSAQGSTDFCKAHGGGKRCLWGQPDSEFGQGEDGPCNSFARGKTGLCACHGALVQDKRVHGGATLGSMVMDVPPTQPEKMKGIVNVEDICFDVMKMQSSGMTSDMKCLGFNQPNIPVGDSSSSVSEGRVHGGSIMALLAGGSGRTSNSTMGAVTGTEPGSSFAVSKNWI, translated from the coding sequence ATGGATCCCAGATTCCGCTATGTGGGGTTTACTGTGAACCCTCAGTTAAATGCATTCAAGAATCTCGGCAAATCCATCGCAGGTGGTTATTGTGCTGATACCACCTTACGGCTTGATTCAATTGGCTCTTCAGTTCCTTCCATCCCTGCCCCAAAAGGAATCAAACGGAAATGGAGCTCAGTTGGTGGATCTAATGATCAGCAAATCGGTTCATCTTTGTGTCTACGGTTAGGCCATTCGTCAAGTTCCTCGGATAGCAAGGGGAGCTCAGGCGCTGCGTGCACTTCAATGTCTTCAGCAAGAGATCAAAATGATGAAGGGTCCTCGATGGACCTTGACTTGGACTTTAGTCTCCATCTTGGTAACGAGAAGATTCCAAGCTCTAGAAAGTCTGCTCACCCTGATTCAAAGAAACTCGCCAAAGGGCTTGCAGTTGATCTGGAACTAAGTCTCTCTAGTGGTGCGGCTGAATCTGATGTTACTACTGTTCATTTGCTCTCCACTTCACCACAAAGTATCATGAAGGCGCCACAGGCGATAGCTGGAGCTTTTCACACTGAAGAAGCATCAACAGCGATACAATGGAAGACTAGCAACATTTTCCATCCATTGCAAACTCCACAGGAAAATGAGTCTAGTTACTTATTGAACCAGGCTGCAACAGAAATCAAGCAAGTTCCAGTCTCAGTCTCACCCGATTTGTCATCAAGTATAATCACAAATTCAAAAAGCTCAGTCACCTGTACTTCCGGGTTAacacaacagcagcagcagcagcagcagcgtATCTGTAGTACTAAACAATGTCAGTTCAAGGGATGTGTAAAAGGAGCAAGAGGTGCTTCTGGCCTTTGCATTGCCCACGGTGGTGGCCGCAGGTGTCAGAAACTAGGCTGTCACAAGGGAGCCGAGGGTAGGACTGCATTTTGCAAAGCCCACGGGGGTGGTCGTCGGTGTGAATCTCTAGGCTGTACGAAGAGTGCGGAAGGACGCACCGACTTTTGCATTGCTCATGGAGGCGGACGGCGTTGCAGTCAAGAAGGATGCAGCCGTGCTGCCAGAGGGAAATCTGGATTATGCATTCGACATGGTGGGGGGAAAAGATGCCAGAAAGAGGGATGCACCAAAAGTGCAGAAGGACTTTCTGGTCTCTGCATTTCACATGGTGGGGGCCGCCGCTGTCAGTACCCCGAGTGCACTAAAGGAGCTCAAGGAAGTACTATGTTTTGTAAGGCACATGGTGGTGGTAAGCGTTGCACCTTTGAGGGTTGCAATAAGGGGGCAGAAGGGAGCACACCTTTCTGTAAGGGTCATGGTGGTGGGAAAAGATGTTCATTCCAAGGAGGTGGGCTCTGCCCGAAGAGTGTTCATGGGGGGACTCTCTTCTGTGTGGCCCATGGCGGCGGGAAAAGATGTGCTGTGCCAGAGTGTACCAAGAGTGCAAGGGGAAGAACTGATTTTTGTGTACGTCATGGTGGTGGAAAAAGATGTAAAATCGAAGGCTGTGGGAAAAGTGCTCAGGGAAGCACTGATTTCTGCAAAGCCCATGGCGGAGGGAAGAGATGCTTGTGGGGTCAGCCTGATTCTGAATTTGGCCAAGGTGAAGACGGTCCTTGTAACTCATTCGCTAGAGGGAAGACTGGACTTTGTGCATGTCATGGTGCTCTCGTGCAAGACAAACGCGTTCATGGCGGTGCCACTCTTGGGTCTATGGTCATGGATGTACCACCAACCCAGCCCGAGAAGATGAAGGGGATTGTCAACGTGGAAGACATCTGTTTTGATGTCATGAAAATGCAGAGTAGTGGTATGACATCTGACATGAAATGTCTTGGATTTAACCAACCGAATATTCCAGTCGGAGACAGCTCATCATCAGTTTCTGAAGGAAGGGTGCATGGAGGAAGTATAATGGCATTGCTGGCAGGCGGATCTGGCCGTACCTCAAATAGCACCATGGGAGCAGTTACTGGAACCGAGCCCGGGAGTTCTTTCGCAGTTTCTAAGAACTGGATTTAA